A single region of the Salvelinus sp. IW2-2015 linkage group LG20, ASM291031v2, whole genome shotgun sequence genome encodes:
- the LOC111980168 gene encoding E3 ubiquitin-protein ligase RNF34 isoform X1 has translation MYKAGASSMWASCCGLLNEVMGTGTVRGQQPGFGAGTGPFRFAPSAGYSTYPPTSSGSAGQLCKACGLAFSVFRRKHICSDCKKSFCALCSVLQESLRCCTTCHLLRGTAFQRPQLMALRVKDLRQYLLLRNIPTDTCREKEDLVDLVLCHQEAGENTLTQGGVEEDEEEEEEEEEDEEDADTDSLHSLPHSLHASPPSAAHRSASEQSSLSTSEQSSLSASQGDSPLSRSDSSGTAQSQEHGGAPSIPLLHLEPASEPIIEVSPVIQRRIRASLSDLDNEGDIESLSVRQLKEILARNFVNYSGCCEKWELIERVHRLYRENEQNRKSMENVSNINSMSAVVSYPPPICNGEVEDSVKAQLASDDHLCRICMDAVIDCVLLECGHMVTCTKCGMRMSECPICRQYVVRAVHVFKS, from the exons GCGGGGGCATCGTCCATGTGGGCGTCATGCTGTGGGCTGCTGAACGAGGTGATGGGCACAGGGACGGTGCGCGGGCAGCAGCCAGGGTTTGGGGCCGGGACGGGGCCCTTCCGCTTTGCCCCCAGCGCCGGCTACTCCACATATCCCCCCACCAGCTCAGGGAGTGCAGGTCAGCTCTGCAAGGCCTGTGGACTGGCCTTCTCTGTCTTCAGGCGCAAG cacatatgcTCGGACTGTAAGAAAAGTTTCTGCGCCYTGTGCTCGGTGCTGCAAGAGAGCCTCCGCTGCTGCACCACCTGCCACCTCCTGCGCGGAACGGCCTTCCAGAGACCACAGCTCATGGCCCTGCGTGTTAAGGACCTACGCCAGTACCTGCTGCTGCGCAACATCCCTACAGACACCTGCAGGGAGAAGGAAGACCTGGTGGACCTGGTGCTCTGCCACCAGGAAGCTGGAGAAAACACCTTGACACAAGGAGGtgtagaggaagatgaggaagaggaggaggaggaagaagaagatgaggaggatgCAGACACAGACAGCCTGCACtcgctccctcactccctccacgCCTCGCCCCCCTCAGCCGCACACCGCTCCGCTTCGGAGCAGTCGTCTCTCTCCACCTCGGAGCAGtcgtctctctccgcctctcaAGGAGACTCTCCTCTCAGCCGGAGTGATAGCTCCGGCACCGCTCAGAGCCAG GARCATGGGGGAGCTCCGAGCATCCCACTCCTTCACCTGGAACCTGCCAGTGAACCTATCATAGAG GTCAGTCCAGTGATACAGAGGAGGATACGGGCCTCTCTATCTGACCTGGACAACGAAGGGGACATTGAGAGCCTGTCTGTCCGGCAGCTCAAAGAGATTCTGGCCCGTAACTTTGTCAACTACTCTGGCTGCTGTGAGAAGTGGGAGCTGATAGAGCGGGTGCATCGGCTCTACAGGGAGAACGAACAGAACAGGAAGTCCA TGGAAAATGTCAGCAACATCAACAGCATGTCTGCAG TGGTGTCATATCCTCCGCCTATCTGCAATGGTGAGGTGGAAG ACAGTGTAAAGGCTCAGCTGGCCTCTGATGACCACCTATGTCGCATCTGCATGGACGCTGTGATCGACTGTGTGCTGCTAGAGTGCGGTCACATGGTCACCTGTACCAAATGTGGGATGAGGATGAGCGAGTGCCCCATCTGCAGGCAGTACGTGGTGCGGGCCGTGCACGTCTTCAAGTCTTAA
- the LOC111980168 gene encoding E3 ubiquitin-protein ligase RNF34 isoform X3, with protein sequence MYKAGASSMWASCCGLLNEVMGTGTVRGQQPGFGAGTGPFRFAPSAGYSTYPPTSSGSAGQLCKACGLAFSVFRRKHICSDCKKSFCALCSVLQESLRCCTTCHLLRGTAFQRPQLMALRVKDLRQYLLLRNIPTDTCREKEDLVDLVLCHQEAGENTLTQGGVEEDEEEEEEEEEDEEDADTDSLHSLPHSLHASPPSAAHRSASEQSSLSTSEQSSLSASQGDSPLSRSDSSGTAQSQEHGGAPSIPLLHLEPASEPIIEVSPVIQRRIRASLSDLDNEGDIESLSVRQLKEILARNFVNYSGCCEKWELIERVHRLYRENEQNRKSMENVSNINSMSADSVKAQLASDDHLCRICMDAVIDCVLLECGHMVTCTKCGMRMSECPICRQYVVRAVHVFKS encoded by the exons GCGGGGGCATCGTCCATGTGGGCGTCATGCTGTGGGCTGCTGAACGAGGTGATGGGCACAGGGACGGTGCGCGGGCAGCAGCCAGGGTTTGGGGCCGGGACGGGGCCCTTCCGCTTTGCCCCCAGCGCCGGCTACTCCACATATCCCCCCACCAGCTCAGGGAGTGCAGGTCAGCTCTGCAAGGCCTGTGGACTGGCCTTCTCTGTCTTCAGGCGCAAG cacatatgcTCGGACTGTAAGAAAAGTTTCTGCGCCYTGTGCTCGGTGCTGCAAGAGAGCCTCCGCTGCTGCACCACCTGCCACCTCCTGCGCGGAACGGCCTTCCAGAGACCACAGCTCATGGCCCTGCGTGTTAAGGACCTACGCCAGTACCTGCTGCTGCGCAACATCCCTACAGACACCTGCAGGGAGAAGGAAGACCTGGTGGACCTGGTGCTCTGCCACCAGGAAGCTGGAGAAAACACCTTGACACAAGGAGGtgtagaggaagatgaggaagaggaggaggaggaagaagaagatgaggaggatgCAGACACAGACAGCCTGCACtcgctccctcactccctccacgCCTCGCCCCCCTCAGCCGCACACCGCTCCGCTTCGGAGCAGTCGTCTCTCTCCACCTCGGAGCAGtcgtctctctccgcctctcaAGGAGACTCTCCTCTCAGCCGGAGTGATAGCTCCGGCACCGCTCAGAGCCAG GARCATGGGGGAGCTCCGAGCATCCCACTCCTTCACCTGGAACCTGCCAGTGAACCTATCATAGAG GTCAGTCCAGTGATACAGAGGAGGATACGGGCCTCTCTATCTGACCTGGACAACGAAGGGGACATTGAGAGCCTGTCTGTCCGGCAGCTCAAAGAGATTCTGGCCCGTAACTTTGTCAACTACTCTGGCTGCTGTGAGAAGTGGGAGCTGATAGAGCGGGTGCATCGGCTCTACAGGGAGAACGAACAGAACAGGAAGTCCA TGGAAAATGTCAGCAACATCAACAGCATGTCTGCAG ACAGTGTAAAGGCTCAGCTGGCCTCTGATGACCACCTATGTCGCATCTGCATGGACGCTGTGATCGACTGTGTGCTGCTAGAGTGCGGTCACATGGTCACCTGTACCAAATGTGGGATGAGGATGAGCGAGTGCCCCATCTGCAGGCAGTACGTGGTGCGGGCCGTGCACGTCTTCAAGTCTTAA
- the LOC111980168 gene encoding E3 ubiquitin-protein ligase RNF34 isoform X2 translates to MKAGASSMWASCCGLLNEVMGTGTVRGQQPGFGAGTGPFRFAPSAGYSTYPPTSSGSAGQLCKACGLAFSVFRRKHICSDCKKSFCALCSVLQESLRCCTTCHLLRGTAFQRPQLMALRVKDLRQYLLLRNIPTDTCREKEDLVDLVLCHQEAGENTLTQGGVEEDEEEEEEEEEDEEDADTDSLHSLPHSLHASPPSAAHRSASEQSSLSTSEQSSLSASQGDSPLSRSDSSGTAQSQEHGGAPSIPLLHLEPASEPIIEVSPVIQRRIRASLSDLDNEGDIESLSVRQLKEILARNFVNYSGCCEKWELIERVHRLYRENEQNRKSMENVSNINSMSAVVSYPPPICNGEVEDSVKAQLASDDHLCRICMDAVIDCVLLECGHMVTCTKCGMRMSECPICRQYVVRAVHVFKS, encoded by the exons GCGGGGGCATCGTCCATGTGGGCGTCATGCTGTGGGCTGCTGAACGAGGTGATGGGCACAGGGACGGTGCGCGGGCAGCAGCCAGGGTTTGGGGCCGGGACGGGGCCCTTCCGCTTTGCCCCCAGCGCCGGCTACTCCACATATCCCCCCACCAGCTCAGGGAGTGCAGGTCAGCTCTGCAAGGCCTGTGGACTGGCCTTCTCTGTCTTCAGGCGCAAG cacatatgcTCGGACTGTAAGAAAAGTTTCTGCGCCYTGTGCTCGGTGCTGCAAGAGAGCCTCCGCTGCTGCACCACCTGCCACCTCCTGCGCGGAACGGCCTTCCAGAGACCACAGCTCATGGCCCTGCGTGTTAAGGACCTACGCCAGTACCTGCTGCTGCGCAACATCCCTACAGACACCTGCAGGGAGAAGGAAGACCTGGTGGACCTGGTGCTCTGCCACCAGGAAGCTGGAGAAAACACCTTGACACAAGGAGGtgtagaggaagatgaggaagaggaggaggaggaagaagaagatgaggaggatgCAGACACAGACAGCCTGCACtcgctccctcactccctccacgCCTCGCCCCCCTCAGCCGCACACCGCTCCGCTTCGGAGCAGTCGTCTCTCTCCACCTCGGAGCAGtcgtctctctccgcctctcaAGGAGACTCTCCTCTCAGCCGGAGTGATAGCTCCGGCACCGCTCAGAGCCAG GARCATGGGGGAGCTCCGAGCATCCCACTCCTTCACCTGGAACCTGCCAGTGAACCTATCATAGAG GTCAGTCCAGTGATACAGAGGAGGATACGGGCCTCTCTATCTGACCTGGACAACGAAGGGGACATTGAGAGCCTGTCTGTCCGGCAGCTCAAAGAGATTCTGGCCCGTAACTTTGTCAACTACTCTGGCTGCTGTGAGAAGTGGGAGCTGATAGAGCGGGTGCATCGGCTCTACAGGGAGAACGAACAGAACAGGAAGTCCA TGGAAAATGTCAGCAACATCAACAGCATGTCTGCAG TGGTGTCATATCCTCCGCCTATCTGCAATGGTGAGGTGGAAG ACAGTGTAAAGGCTCAGCTGGCCTCTGATGACCACCTATGTCGCATCTGCATGGACGCTGTGATCGACTGTGTGCTGCTAGAGTGCGGTCACATGGTCACCTGTACCAAATGTGGGATGAGGATGAGCGAGTGCCCCATCTGCAGGCAGTACGTGGTGCGGGCCGTGCACGTCTTCAAGTCTTAA